A region of the Vanrija pseudolonga chromosome 2, complete sequence genome:
CCGCCCTCGGTGAAGGACGCGACGAGGAACGTGAGGTGGGGGTTACGCAACTCCTCCGCAATCTTGCCCTCGCTAAAGTACTCGTCGAGGTACGCCTgcatgtcggcgtcggagcACGTCCCGACAAACGTCTGGAAGAAGGAGCGTGACCCGATCCCCGCGATcgctggcgcgtcgccgaccgtAGCGGCGCGGATGAGCACGTCGCCTCCGCCCGGCGGTGTGGCGGCCCGTGACGACACCTCGGACGGGCCCAGGTTGCTCTGCGGAGCAGCTGTGGACCCGTTGGTGGCGTGTGgagctgttgttgttggggcTGCGACATGCTCGTCAGTCGTGGTCGCCGAAAGCAGAGGTCACAACCCACCAGTCATGGTTTTCTGGAGTACAATACACCGGGGCGAGAGCTCAGCGTTCAGATCTTCAGTGTCCAAGATAAGGCAGTCAAGAAAACGTGACGGCTATGTCGGGTATTGATACTGGATGAGTGGATAGTTGATTCTAGAACAGAGTTGATAGCAACGCTCGTTTGTGAAGACACGGACTCTCCGTACCCGCCGGCTAAGTGGATAAGTAAATTGGACATCGGATGTcaccgagcaggccgagatTATCCAGCACCGACCTGGATCATCTCGACTCGTTTGGTACAATGCAACAAGACATGCATGACTAGACCAGTACATCCAGAGGAGATCCACGCGGCTATCCGCGGCGCCTCTTCTCTCGCTTCTTCTCCCGCTccatctccttctcctcggcgcgctcgatgTTGATGCTGCCCTCGGCCCGACGCATCTTGGCATTGTACTCGGCGTCCTTTTCGGCCTGCTCCTTGGCGCGTTCGCCAGCCAGGAAGCGGTTGTCCTTGCGAAGCTCGCGGATAGCACCCTTGCGCTCCTTCTTGTACTGGGCCTTGAGCTTGGACGACGCAGCTCGCTCCACGTCGGGGTCGTAGTGTTTGCCGGGGGCGAAGTCGTCCTCGAACTTGGGTGTGTACGATGCAATGGGGATCGGCTTGTGCGACTGCAGAGTGAGAGGCTGGCGAGCATCGACCGCAAAGCCGATCTGGCGACTGAGAGTCGAGCGCGTCTGGTCAAACAGGTGGCGAAGTTCGGGAGCAAGCTTGGACACCCGCGAGCCTTCCAGGACCGCAAGAAGGGGTCGGAACAGCTCAATGAAAGAGTCTGTCGACGAGTACATGTTGGCGAATGTCGACACCAGCTGAAGAGCAACGGAGAGCAGGTCTGCCTTGTTCTGCTCAACGTCCAACTCTGCCAGTGCTGAGAGCAGGTCAGTTGGCGATTTGTGTGCCACGCTCGTGATCATCTGAATGTCGGACACAACCTGGCTCGGGTATGCCGtgacgtcggcggcatccTTTTTCCGCTTGGTGAGGGCAAGTATTGACGAGGCCACGAAGTCGATCACCTCGGGGACGAGGCGCTTGGACATCGACTCGTACTGCGAAATGACGGAGCAGAGGAATAGACCCGAGGCAACGTCGGCAATGCCACGAATTCGGCTTTGCGAGAGGTACTGGCCGATTAACAGGACAGCGGGCTGGACCACAGGATGCGAAAAGTCACTGGTCGACCATGTGACTCCAACGAGGCGGAGGATGACAAGCTCGGGGGCCGAGGGCAGAGTCTTGGAAGTGGGGTTGCTCGCCCCTCGTGCCAGACCACGCTGCAGGTTCTTCTGCATGATGGACAGCTTGGCGATGAAGTGCGAAGCAGCAGTGAGAGGGTTGAGCTTcaccagcgcggcgaggtgagGTCCCAGCGCAGAGATGATGGCGAATGGTGGTTCGTCCTGAGAGGCGAGCACCAGGATGTAGTCGAGAAGGACACCGAGGAAGTCTTGCAGCTTCTCCTTGTTTCCTTGTGCCAGGCTGGGATGGTGCAAAGCGCGAATACGCTGAACGACTGTGGGAAGGGCCGAGTCTGGCAGCTCCTGGACAATGTCGATGAAGTCCTCGACCGTCGAAGGGCAGGGGAAGGTGAACGGGATCTCGGTAGCcacagccttggccttgcccttgttcTTGGGCTTTGGTGCCAATGGagtgtcgtcctcgtcctcgtcctcgtcgtcgtcctcgtcgttcaGGTCGTCCATGTCGGAAATCTggtcctcatcgtcctcgtcctcgtcctcatcatcgtcctcgtcgtcgtcctcgtcgccctcatcctcatcaGAGTCGACATCATCGCCATTGACGGATCCCATGTCCATGTCCTCAATTGCTTCCCTGGTCAGACCAGGGCCAAGTAGAGAGACACCTCCATCTTCGTCAACGTCGCCGACAAAGTCGTCATccaggtcgtcggcatcgggAGCACGCCCTGCTGaagccttgcccttcttgctGGTTGGCTGGTCCTCGTCATCGGAGGCTTCGCCACGCATGCGGCGTTGCCTCttcgcctccgcctcctccaggCGCTCCTTCTCTTCGACAGCCAGTTCATCCTCGGTCTTGGTGCGGTCCTTGGGCTTGGAACGCGCCTCGTAACCAAGAGTGCGAACGAGCTCGTCGTAGTCGCCGTCGGTTTGCTGATCGGGAATGGCGGCCGCAGTACGAGCTGGACCAGGGAGCTGAACTGCTGGGCGGACAGGAACCGATCCGCCGAGCAGAGCGCGAAGCTCATCCAACCcttcgtcgagctcctcacgCATATGCGAGTCCATCTCCTTctggtgctggcgctcgagcttgtACTCCTTGCTCTTGGAGATGATCTCCGACATGACCTCGTGCTTGCTCTTCTTGCGTTCAGGCTGATACGTTAGTGAATCGTCCATGTCCTCGACCTACCATATCTTCGTCATCCTCGTTGTCCTCAAAGCCGCCAAAGTGGTCACGGTGGACCTGTCGGCGGGGAATGGCgcccgtgtcctcgtcgtcgtactcggcaAAGCCTTGAGCATCAAAGTCATCTCCTGGGAGATCGTCGACGTCCCGTCCACCGTGCGTGAGGCCGCCAAGAGCCCAACCATCGTCTCCGTCGGCGCCAAacgcgtcatcgtcgtcctcgaggttgAAGGCGCCCTTCTTGCCTTGGCCCTTTTGACGTTCACGAGTGTAACGTTCGAGCATGCGGTCCTCCAAGGTGAGCGACGGGTCCGATTCTCCAAAACGACGGTCACGGAAAGTGCCACGGTGGTCACGGTTGTTGTGCTCGGGCAGCAGTGTCTTCCGTCGCTGCCGCGTTAGATGAGATGAGGATTCGTGAGCTCACCTGCTCCAAACCGGCTTGGCGAGTAGCCGTGGGACGACCAGTCACACCCTTGAGCTTCCTTCCACCGACATCGTGCTTCAACTTGGTTTCGCGCTCGTCGAACTTGTTGAATCGCGAGCGAATCTCGTCCAGCTTGGCCGACTTCTTGGCCCGGTCGACATCTTGAGATCCGCCCTTTTTGCCACCCTTCTTTGTCTTCTTGGAGACCGACTTGCGGTTGAGTCCTGCCGAGTTGAGCGCGTTCTTGAGCTGCGCCAGCTGGGAGGGGCCCATGGTGAGTAGATCGACTGGATAGGGTGTTACTTGACGATGCAAGCGGTCGCTGTTGTTACTAGCCAAGAGGTGGACTTCACAACCATCAACTTTTGAGATTAGACGTCATATTTTACACGTGTAATTAAATTGATACGGAGAGTAATGACGTCTCCGCTGTCGCCCACTCCAGTTGCGTCAGCGATCAAGTATGATTGCCATGACGACCGCCGTTTCAACAATAATCCATCAACTGCATTCAACATTTGACGACTTCGACAAGGGGACAAGTCCCAAGTCTAAACATGCAAGGCGAGCCCTCGAGGGACAAGGACCTCTCGTTTGCAAGGCTCAGCGACCTAAACTTGCACTTGACTTTCAAAGTGTAAGCTTCCCTTCCTTGCCTCCACCCTCGCAACACGCCACTGACACGGCTCTCCAGTGTCTCGCTAGAGGGCAAGATCCACAAGCGCAAGTATTCAACACTTCTAGAGAATGAAGAACTTCAGCGCTCAGGATTTGAGAGAGAGTAGGTCGAGGCACCTTGGAGTACCAAGCTTACGCTCAGTGGTTtggccgacctcgtcgtcacttGCCGGCTATGGGCGGAAGGACAGGCATTGACGCTTCCAACCCGCACTTCCTGGAAGGACTTCAGTCGGACTTATATGTGCGTATGGTATCGCTATTTCCGCTGACCCGTTCAGCTGGAATCAGAACATCATCCTGCCTATCACCTATTCCAGCCTCCTCCCCACTGCCCAGCTGGTGTTCAGCATTTGGGACGTCCAAGGCGCCGGCAAGCCCGTTGCTGTTGGAGGCACTACGATGAACTTGTTCAGTTCAGATAGGTAAGCAGAAGGCCAGAGGTAGGAGTTGACAAGCAGGACTCTGCGGCGTGGCCAGCAGAGGCTGTTCGTTCACCGTGACGTTGAAGGTGACCCTGGAGCCGAAACGACGACACCTAGCGAGGTTCAcctggaggaggacgagatggGACGCTTGGAGCACTTGGTCAAGGAATACGAGCGAGGAGACGTCCCAAAGATTGATTggctcgaccgcctcgctTTCCGACAGATTGAACGAGCACATGCTGTACgtgacccacccacccacaccaccgcTGACTCTCATTAGGCAGAAGCGAGCAAGTCGGACAACCTATACCTATACATTGATCTGCCGCGCTTCGACTTTCCTGTCGTCTACTCGGAGAAGGAAAGCCCAATTCCTTACCCCCCAGCCCCTGTGTCTCACCAACCTCAAGCGCACCCGCATACTCATCTGCTTCCTGCCGACTCGTTAGGTTCTGATAAGCACCTTTGGCGATTGTACGACCCAGATTCCTGGAGAGATAACCCGGTTGAGATCAAGCACCGCAAGCTCCTTCGTAGTCAAAGATTGGGCGATGAGGGGAGGGACCTCAAACCTGGACCGTCGGACCGCGACAGGCTCAACGTGAGTTGGTGTGGAGACAGCTTGTTGATGAAGCAGGAAATATTCAGCATGCCTCCAACAACAGAGCTCTCTTCCAATGACAAGGATCTGCTGTGGAAGTTCCGATTCTCCCTCTTCCGATCCCCGCGGTCGTTGACCAAGTTCCTCAAGTGCGTCACCTGGTCTGATCCAGTGGAAGCAACCCAGGCGACTGAGAAGCTCCTGCCCCTTTGGGGGCAAGAGGTTGGCATGGACGATGCCCTGGAACTCTTGGGTCCAGGATTCACGGATCGTCGGGTCCGCGCATTCGCCGTGCAAAGGCTGCAGCGGGCGGACGACGATGTAAGTCGACTTGAGACGACATTTGCTGACGGCCCAAGGAAATCCTGCTTTATCTGTTGCAGCTCGTTCAGGCTCTCAGGTTTGAGCAGGATCCCACCCGACCAGCCAAATCCCATCGCCGTCGGGATGCTGCCAGTCACGAAGAACAGGACAGCGGCCTGGCACAGTTTCTCATTGACCGGGCAGCCGCGAACCCCATCTTCGCCACCTACCTGCACTGGTACTTGACAATCGAATGTGACACACGGTCCACTGTGGGCAAGATGTACACCAAGGTGGCGTTTAGGTTCATGACCAAACTGCAAGAGGTACGTGGTTTTCGCTGCATTCCGCTAACATCAGACACCCGAGGGCATTGCCCAGCGGGacgtgctgcggcggcaAGGTGAACTTATCGAATGCCTGTCGGGCCGCGCCACCGACATTCGATCTTCCAAGGACACACGGTCCAAGAAGATTGACAAGCTGCGGGCGTACATTGCGGATTCCAAGCACGGACTTAGCCCGATTccagcgccgctgccactACCACTGAATCCGCGAGTTACCGTAACCAACATTGTTCCAGACAAGTCATCCATCTTCAAGTCCAATCTCCTGCCATTGCTCCTATGgttcgaggacgacgatcgGCTGGATGATGAGACGGACAGTCCAAGCGGCCAGTACCCTGTCATTTTCAAGAATGGAGACGACTTGCGACAGGACCAACTGGTCATTCAGCTTTTCAACCTAATGGACCGGCTTCTTCGCAAGGAAAACCTCGATTTGCGGTTGAGCCCATACGCAGTGCTTGCTACATCGACCTCGGAGGGCATGATTCAATACGTACCTAGCAAGAGCCTTTCTGCTATCGTGGCGGAGTACAGCAATCTCCAAACATACCTGCGAGAGAGTCACGCAGATGTTGGTGCTCTCGGGTCGTATGGAATCGAGGCGGGCGTCATGGACACGTTCATCCGTAGCTGTGGTGAGTACCTCAGAAGTGCCTCGCAGTGCTAACAAGTGCAGCTGGGTATTCCGTGCTCACCTACGTTCTTGGTGTCGGCGATCGACACCTGGACAACCTCATGTTGTCACCGGATGGCCACTTCTTCCACGTCGACTTTGGATATATCCTTGGCCGGGACCCGAAGCCTTACCCACCACCCGTCAAAGTGTGCAAGGAAATGGTCGAGGCCATGGGAGGCGTGGCATCGGCTCACTATGCTCGTTTCCAAAGTTTCTGCTACACGGCCTTCAGCATTCTGCGCAAGAACTCGAACCTGATTCTGAATCTCATTGCGCTGATGGTTGATGCTGGTATCCAAGACATTCAGCTGGAGCCTGACAAGGCGGTATGGAAGGTACGCGTTGTTCGGTTGCGTCGGGCTAACCTTTCAGGTTCAAGAGAAGTTTATGCTTGATTTGAGCGAGGAAGATGCCATCAAGCAGTTTGAGGTACTGCTAAGCGAGACCTCGTATATCACTGTCGTTTTCGACCGAATCCACGACTGGTGAGTGCTGGCTGCAAAAGTCCAGGTGCTGACATTCTACAGGGCTCAGTATCTGAGGGACTAGAACTCGGCCCTACGTGTCATAGCGGTGATCATACCCCTGCATTAATATCATTGCGCCTGTTGTACAGTAGTTGATGGCAATGTGACAAGACGAGAACGGAGACGCCGTCATGATCCGCGTCGATCCGATCGGCAGTTGACGGGTGTAATGGACCGGTTGTAGTTGATAGCCGTTTAGCGGTGACTCGCATGAGTCGACGATAGTCTGCCGAGAGGGGACAACGAACGACGACTGGACACTGACTGGCGTCGTCTCCGTGAGAGATGGCATGGCAGGAGCTGGTTGGCTGGGCATGGCTTGCAGGCTTGCAGGCTTGATTGTGGGCTGCTGGGCGTGATGGGGGGGCTTGGGCGgccggtgggcggcgtgcgtcgtgcgtccGTGCCACTGAGtgtcgtccgccgccgccgccgtctacGCCGAGGGGACCCTACTGCGCCATTGACGCCTCTTTGCTCTTTTTGTTCTCAGTGTGCAGCATGTCGTAGGTCTTTTGCCACTGcccccccccgcgccgccttACGGTCGGCCTGTTGCCCTTCCCTTGCACAAGGatccgcgccgctgcccagaGGCAGGTGAGCGGTAGGCAGCCGGCCACCTGCGCATAAAGGGTGGGGAGGGTTGGCTGCGAGTTGGCTTTCGGTGTTGAGAGTGGCTTGAGACACTCGAGAACAGGTTAGAGAGTCTAGGTGACGCATTTGGCATGAGACTGGCCGTGCAGGCTGGCAAGAGTCTGTGTGAATCGGGATGTGATTGCGGAAACTGGCTGCAAGAGTCCGAAGAGAGCACACTTGCAGGTAGCTGCACTTGCAGCTAGGCTTGTACCAAGGACGATGTCATGCACTTGCCGGGTTGCTGCGTGGCCCACAAGTCTTCTGGATCTCTGGAGGACTCTTGACGCGGTCAACAGAGGCCATGCAgtagtgggtgggtggcccTGGGAAGGAATGCTGGGCATGTATCGGAGAGTTGGTTGCCAAGATCTATGCAATCGTTTGTCTAAGCTCGagtgcctgcctgcttgctcTCCTTGATTGCTTTGCTGCCCACCCATCCATCCAGACTGACCTGGGTTCTGCATATTGTAAACCGACCGAACTGGACGACAAGTTGAATAGCCCGACGACAGGCCgacagccgccgcctcgtccctCGTTTCCCCACGCCCCGACCCCAAACCCACCTTGGACAagcaaggcgctcgccgccgccgccgccgccgccgccgacaactGACTGCAAGCAGCATTCCTCAACTCAACTctcctctcgctcgctcgcatccCTCCATCGCGCATCGCGCAtcgcgcaccaccaccaccaccaccatcaccccACAATCACTTagctcggcctcgatcacgcacccctccccccgccatTCCCACCTAAACGCAATGGGCGAGCCGCAATCCATTGACCCGCTGCAAGCATTGCATCAGTCAAACTCCTCGTCATTCtaccccgcctcggcggccccATCCCACACTCAACCGCCGGCACTGGATAGCTCGCCAACATCCATCTTCCCCCTCATCACGCCAAATTCAACAGACCCCCTTGCCACCGACCTGGCGACATCGTCGGCGCCCCCAAATGGCCTAGGCAAGCGCcgcaagtcgtcgtcgggcacccagcagcagccgtcAACAAGACCGTCAGTCGCCCGCTCTTCCACAACCACCCAGACAGCGAGCCCAGACATGCCaatcgacggcgacgacgagccagagtCGTCGACGGAGCGCAAGAAGCCAAGGGCCGCTGGTAATGCCCAGGTGCTGACCAGTAGGTGACGCAATCCTACCTTGAGCCTGTTGCTGATCGACTCTCAGGCTGTGAGGCGTGCCGCAAGGGCAAGTGAGTGCCAGCTGCGACCTGTTTCATTGCTGACTGTAGGCGTCGCTGCGAGCCATCCCCATTGGTGCCCCCCGACCATCCAGACGTTGCCAAGCTGCCGTgcgcgcgatgccgacggtTCGCCCTCGACTGCGTTCGCATGCGCGTGTCTCGGCGCAAAGGCCCCGCACCAGTGTAGGTGCAGCGCGACGGGCCTTGAGACTGACAAGAACAGAGACCTTAGTGCTATTTCGGACGCTGCTCACGGCTACAACCCCGGAACAGCAGAGAATGCCAGTGATCCTCCAAAGGGCCTACCTGCGTCCTCAACGGGCAGCAGTGGCCTCGAGTTCGACGTGGGCCAAGGGTAGGTTCTGCCAGTGACGGCAGGCGCTTACTCGCAGCGTTGCCATCCCATCACCATCGTTTCCCCTGCTCGCTGCGTCACCAAACGTGGGCAGCATGGGCACGGCCGTGCCGAACAGCTTGGACCAGGTCGTGTCGCCACCAGTGCTCGAGAATATCATCGGCCTCTTCTTCGACTATGTGTATCCTCTGACCCCTTGTCTCCACCGACCGACGTtcatcgccgacctcgcagctcgccgcgatAAGACGGACCCAGTGTTCTTCGCCTTGACCCTTGTTGTCCTGGCATCTACACTTGTGCAGGTGCCTCGCAttctcgtcaacctcgacaagCAGGAAGTCGAGGCCTTGGCTCGTCGGTGTGTGAGGGTAGCACGGGCAAAGACTGCCTACCTTTGGGAGGATCCAGTGCCTGTCCGGGCAGAGTTTGGTGCGTGATAAACTCTGGTGGACTTCGACTGATGTGCCCAGTTGTCATCTTCTATCTCGAGGGGATCGTCCACCTGCTGCTGGGCAACAACACGGCACATGTCATCGTGACAGCGCAGGCGAACCAATGCGCTCTGGCACTGCGACTGAACGAGGAATCTGTGCGTGCTTTCGCCGACTCGCTGTACTGACGACGCTACAGAGTTACGAAGGCCTGAACCCTATCGAGTCTGAGATTCGGCGACGAATCTACTGGTTGCTGTTCCAAGCCGACAAGAGTACAGCTTGCTTGCGTGCGCGCACCATCTGTTTGCGTTTAGAAGACGCACCAGGCCTGCGATTGCCGTccgaagtcgacgacgaacAGATCACTCCAACTGGAGTTCTGCCTCAGCCCAACGGTCGCACCCCGCTTATTGCAGGGTTCAACATTGTGACCAACCTCTTCCGCATCTTGAACGATGCCCTCCTTCTTCAGCGGCGCAAGTCTCTGCCTTCAGTGGACAGCATCTTGGCGGACCTTCAAAACGTCAACGAGTTGAGAGAGCGTGTGATTAACGCGACTGTCGAGGTCGCGAGCCCGCTAAGGATTCGTTCTGCCTACGATTCGCGAGCGGCCAGCCCAGCGAAGGGATGGGAGGCCAATCTCCAGGCCAGATTCCTGGACTTCTTCTCCGGTGCAACCGACAACGACCACATCAACAGCTTCATGGTCATGCAGGGCAACATCCTCGTGACGCAGCAAGTGGTGCGATTAGTGCTCTTGCAGACGCGCGAATCGCTTCTGCGCCAACTTGCGGCCCTCACGCACATGCCCCTCCAGAGTGTCGGCGGTCTCGCGGGTGTCCAGAACAACGAAGTCGCCGAGGATATTGCCTGCGACCTGCTGGATGGCCTGAACAGTCTCCCAGAGGAGTGTGTCGCGACAAACGGACCGTCTCT
Encoded here:
- the nop14 gene encoding putative nucleolar complex protein 14; amino-acid sequence: MGPSQLAQLKNALNSAGLNRKSVSKKTKKGGKKGGSQDVDRAKKSAKLDEIRSRFNKFDERETKLKHDVGGRKLKGVTGRPTATRQAGLEQRRKTLLPEHNNRDHRGTFRDRRFGESDPSLTLEDRMLERYTRERQKGQGKKGAFNLEDDDDAFGADGDDGWALGGLTHGGRDVDDLPGDDFDAQGFAEYDDEDTGAIPRRQVHRDHFGGFEDNEDDEDMPERKKSKHEVMSEIISKSKEYKLERQHQKEMDSHMREELDEGLDELRALLGGSVPVRPAVQLPGPARTAAAIPDQQTDGDYDELVRTLGYEARSKPKDRTKTEDELAVEEKERLEEAEAKRQRRMRGEASDDEDQPTSKKGKASAGRAPDADDLDDDFVGDVDEDGGVSLLGPGLTREAIEDMDMGSVNGDDVDSDEDEGDEDDDEDDDEDEDEDDEDQISDMDDLNDEDDDEDEDEDDTPLAPKPKNKGKAKAVATEIPFTFPCPSTVEDFIDIVQELPDSALPTVVQRIRALHHPSLAQGNKEKLQDFLGVLLDYILVLASQDEPPFAIISALGPHLAALVKLNPLTAASHFIAKLSIMQKNLQRGLARGASNPTSKTLPSAPELVILRLVGVTWSTSDFSHPVVQPAVLLIGQYLSQSRIRGIADVASGLFLCSVISQYESMSKRLVPEVIDFVASSILALTKRKKDAADVTAYPSQVVSDIQMITSVAHKSPTDLLSALAELDVEQNKADLLSVALQLVSTFANMYSSTDSFIELFRPLLAVLEGSRVSKLAPELRHLFDQTRSTLSRQIGFAVDARQPLTLQSHKPIPIASYTPKFEDDFAPGKHYDPDVERAASSKLKAQYKKERKGAIRELRKDNRFLAGERAKEQAEKDAEYNAKMRRAEGSINIERAEEKEMEREKKREKRRRG
- the pik3c3 gene encoding Phosphatidylinositol 3-kinase catalytic subunit type 3, whose translation is MQGEPSRDKDLSFARLSDLNLHLTFKVVSLEGKIHKRKYSTLLENEELQRSGFERDGLADLVVTCRLWAEGQALTLPTRTSWKDFSRTYIWNQNIILPITYSSLLPTAQLVFSIWDVQGAGKPVAVGGTTMNLFSSDRTLRRGQQRLFVHRDVEGDPGAETTTPSEVHLEEDEMGRLEHLVKEYERGDVPKIDWLDRLAFRQIERAHAAEASKSDNLYLYIDLPRFDFPVVYSEKESPIPYPPAPVSHQPQAHPHTHLLPADSLGSDKHLWRLYDPDSWRDNPVEIKHRKLLRSQRLGDEGRDLKPGPSDRDRLNEIFSMPPTTELSSNDKDLLWKFRFSLFRSPRSLTKFLKCVTWSDPVEATQATEKLLPLWGQEVGMDDALELLGPGFTDRRVRAFAVQRLQRADDDEILLYLLQLVQALRFEQDPTRPAKSHRRRDAASHEEQDSGLAQFLIDRAAANPIFATYLHWYLTIECDTRSTVGKMYTKVAFRFMTKLQETPEGIAQRDVLRRQGELIECLSGRATDIRSSKDTRSKKIDKLRAYIADSKHGLSPIPAPLPLPLNPRVTVTNIVPDKSSIFKSNLLPLLLWFEDDDRLDDETDSPSGQYPVIFKNGDDLRQDQLVIQLFNLMDRLLRKENLDLRLSPYAVLATSTSEGMIQYVPSKSLSAIVAEYSNLQTYLRESHADVGALGSYGIEAGVMDTFIRSCAGYSVLTYVLGVGDRHLDNLMLSPDGHFFHVDFGYILGRDPKPYPPPVKVCKEMVEAMGGVASAHYARFQSFCYTAFSILRKNSNLILNLIALMVDAGIQDIQLEPDKAVWKVQEKFMLDLSEEDAIKQFEVLLSETSYITVVFDRIHDWAQYLRD
- the aurR2 gene encoding Aurofusarin cluster transcription factor aurR2 yields the protein MGEPQSIDPLQALHQSNSSSFYPASAAPSHTQPPALDSSPTSIFPLITPNSTDPLATDLATSSAPPNGLGKRRKSSSGTQQQPSTRPSVARSSTTTQTASPDMPIDGDDEPESSTERKKPRAAGNAQVLTSVAASHPHWCPPTIQTLPSCRARDADGSPSTAFACACLGAKAPHQCRCSATGLETDKNRDLSAISDAAHGYNPGTAENASDPPKGLPASSTGSSGLEFDVGQGVAIPSPSFPLLAASPNVGSMGTAVPNSLDQVVSPPVLENIIGLFFDYVYPLTPCLHRPTFIADLAARRDKTDPVFFALTLVVLASTLVQVPRILVNLDKQEVEALARRCVRVARAKTAYLWEDPVPVRAEFVVIFYLEGIVHLLLGNNTAHVIVTAQANQCALALRLNEESSYEGLNPIESEIRRRIYWLLFQADKSTACLRARTICLRLEDAPGLRLPSEVDDEQITPTGVLPQPNGRTPLIAGFNIVTNLFRILNDALLLQRRKSLPSVDSILADLQNVNELRERVINATVEVASPLRIRSAYDSRAASPAKGWEANLQARFLDFFSGATDNDHINSFMVMQGNILVTQQVVRLVLLQTRESLLRQLAALTHMPLQSVGGLAGVQNNEVAEDIACDLLDGLNSLPEECVATNGPSLVQKVRFVAIQLMEGSTSTSPQAVRAQTLLMQFLSVLSVIEGMYTFGRDVSAE